A section of the Flavobacterium sp. CG_23.5 genome encodes:
- a CDS encoding protein-export chaperone SecB, with translation MSQRATFQLDNFIFNEVKLSVNEVKPKEINVDFMPEGVFHLLEKTFDLKLVFIAFQGSDREDPFIQVSCIGTFSFENVEKVADIPAFFYRNAIAILFPYIRAFISSLTAQANITPMILPTYNLGELEAPLRDKTITL, from the coding sequence ATGAGTCAAAGAGCAACATTTCAATTAGATAATTTCATTTTCAATGAAGTTAAACTCTCAGTTAATGAAGTAAAACCTAAAGAAATAAACGTGGATTTTATGCCTGAAGGTGTTTTTCATTTATTAGAAAAAACGTTCGATTTAAAATTAGTTTTTATTGCTTTTCAAGGCAGTGATAGGGAAGACCCTTTTATTCAAGTTAGCTGTATTGGAACGTTTTCTTTTGAAAATGTTGAAAAAGTTGCTGATATTCCTGCTTTTTTCTATAGAAATGCAATAGCTATTTTATTTCCTTACATCAGAGCTTTTATTTCCTCTCTTACTGCACAAGCAAATATTACTCCAATGATTCTTCCAACATATAATTTAGGTGAACTTGAAGCTCCATTGAGAGATAAAACAATTACATTGTAA